The genome window atttcaatatttttgtGTGCACGCACTGACACGCCCAGCATGGTATGTGCACTATACCACACATTCTCACCTAAATCCTTGTTCTCATGAGATTAAgaacctatatatatttttcttgtcacattttttttcctcatcTCTCTTTCACATCTCTCCTACATAGCATTGAAAAAATCACCAAAAATTTCTCATTGTTGAAGTTACTCTTATGTAACGAGTTTAcctgaaaaaatattaataataatcaaacttAAGTTGAGAATTATGGAGTATATTTTACCAACTTGATTACCCGGTTATACATGAGTTGTTGGGTGCTAAGGTGTTAGATAGGGACAATAATGTTGTGTATGTAGACACGAGACACCTACCAATTTCCACCGACCGGTACGAGGAGGAGTCGGGCATCCACCTACCCATTGGAAATTtgttaatttgtatttattgtggagagttttttttttttttttttggagaatatTGTGGAGAGTTTTAGTTCCAGCCATGCTTGCCTCGACCGCGTTGACGTGTTTAGCCCGCAACCTTAACATCTCCAATCTCCGCGAATATATTACACGCTACCGTACGTCGTTATCCCTTTACTtcgttcttttattttttcgaaAACACCTTTACTTCGTTCTTAAGTTCAATCTTATCCCTATATATCCTCTTCCACGCTTTTGTCCTCAGCCAGAAAAAATCCAAAGAGAAAATGGCGCACCGCCCACACCACCCGCATAGACACtcacctccgccgccgccggtaGTTCATCACGTGCACCATCCCCCGCCGCCGCCGGTAGTGCACCATCCACCTCCGCCAGTAGTTCACGTGCACCACCCGCCGCCTCCGCCAGTAGTGCACCATCCGCCCCCGCCGCCGGTTCACCATCCGCATCCTCcgcatcaccaccaccaccatcccCACTAGATACACTTCGGTCATCTCTGATCTGCAGATCTGGTGCGTCCACAGTTGCGATCGACTATTTCACTATTTCCAGCTTGAATAATATGTGTCGTGATGAAGTAAGCTAGCAGGTTCAGTTCCACGGTGATGGAACATATACATCTGATCTGTGTCTGTCTGTCTGTGTTTTGTATGAAATTATAGTATCTGGGTCTTTTGATTTCAGTCGGAAGTTCTAGGGTTCTACCACTGTACTAGATAGTATGAAACTAGGTTTCATGTCGATCGTGGACGCAACCATTATGTATTGACTAAATAAATatctttttagttgtatttTATAAGAATCTGATAAGTTCTATTGGTTTCAATGTTCTCCTAAGTTGGATGTATTCGGTCGGTATATATGAAATCAACACAAATACCCTTCGAATAGTTGattttctcgtaaatcaaaaaatcatcaaaaaaaaacaacatagcCGCTACCGGTAAATCAAAGAATCATCAAAAGGGTACAtcataaaatgattttaaagCCAAGgttccagtggcatcaaacccttccctttatatgggaggtggtgggttcgagccttagtggaggcaatacaatactgactcttgtgcttcaataggttaagaaagtagttatgaacagatactaaattgtaatagagttagtattattcaaaaaaaaataaaaaataaaatgattttaagGTGTAAATATTGAAATACTAATAagatttaaatatttgataaaagtAATCTTTTTGTCTGGTCCTAAATACGGATTAgaagcaaaatatataatacatgcaTATTTATAAGcatatatagtgtatatatatcaaAAGTTTACATTGGATCTGTTTGTAGAGTAACAGATGTTCACAATGAATGTAGACAAGTAAATATACTTAATTAAGATTCGATAAGAGAATATAAAAGTGTCAAACTAAATGCAAGCTTAAATGATTACCTCAGAAACACAATTTCATGAAAGTGTCAAACCAAATGCAGGCTTAAATGATTACCTCAGAAACACAATTTCCATGAAAGATCCTTTCCCTAGCTCTGACAGCCTGTAATTTCCACCAAAAGTAGTCTACATTAGCCAGCTAAACAGCTAGGTGATACTGAAGTGATTTTTATCATCGCTATTAACTTAACCTTATTGTTGAGTAGGACAAAGTGCAAATAAAACATATATGTACATGGGTTTGGAAGAATACCTGTATTTGCCAATCAGTGATACAAGTTATGCGTGCAAGCAGTATGGATTGCATTGTGGCTCCTATATTTAGTCCAATCCAGAGCCCCTTCCCATTCAAGTGAGCAACAAAACCCAGGATTGCTGCCACTGGCAATCCCACCAAATAGAATGATCCCAGATTGATGTATGCTCCAGAATGCTGATTCCCATTTCCTCTCACAACTCCTGAAGCAAGAAAGGAAATGCGAGATTTTAATGGCTTCTGTCTGCCATGGATTTTGAACTTTGATTTCGATTTAATTCCAATGGATTATTTTCTGGAAATACATGGGGAGTTAGGTACACTGACCAGAGAGTACTGACTGGATGCAATCTGTCAAGACCAACAGACAGACAAAAGGAACCATTTCTCTTATGTAATCCACAACTTCCTTCTCGTTGCTGAACATGTATCCCAGAACACGTCTGGAGCAAAGAAGAGCTGTGATCGCGATTACTGCCTCTAAGATCGAGATAACAAGTACTGCCCTAACAACATTTCGTGCTGCCTCTGAGTTTCCTGCTCCGAGTTCATTTGAGATTCGAGTGCTGAAAATCCATGTGTGCTTTTACTGAGTAAGTAGACATTATATATGATACAAAGGTAGGAACATTGTACACTCATCAAAACAGCAGAGTTTCAGAGTAGACCTTGCGCCAGCACCAATGGAAAGTGGTATGAAGAAGTGCAATGAAGAAATCATTAGGCTGTTGCAAAGATTGGGATACATTTTATCAAGGGCTCCAAGAATCACAAATACAAAGACCAACTAAGATTGGTGAGAGGCAAAAAGATACATACCATATTGAGAGAACTGAAGCCTCGAGTTGGGGATTAGGCAAGAGTCCAGATAGCAATATAACTATTTCATACGTCCACCATTCAAGACTGAAATATAAGTGGCTATAAGATACAAAggctaaacataaaaaaaaagcaaaggAATTATATTGATGAAAAGGATAGCAAGCTATGTTTTACCAAATCATGCTTGCTGAAGGGATAGCCAAGCGCACAAACTCCCATATACTTGAATAAACTTCTGTTGAGAAATTGATGCTGATGCGAGTGTCATTGCAGGAGGGAGAATAACAGACATAAACACCAAGGAGGACCACATTGAGGAAGTACGACAAAGCAATTGCTAGTGCTGCTCCACTACTGCCTAAGTTTAACTTGAATACAAATGCCCAACAGACAGGCACATGAAATAATAAAGATGCAACTGAGCTTAAGACCATAGGAAGCATCAAGCTTTGTGTTTGCAGGTAACGAACCAGTGGTTGAAGAATTGCATATGGAAACAGGGCAGGAATGAGCCAAGTCGAATATTTTTTGGCTTCAAAAGAAATCAGTGGATCTTGGCCTATTAATATCAATAGTTTATCCATGAAAACCCATAGAATAGATATTGGTATGCAGACCACAAGAAGAGGTATCATAGCTCCAATTGTGTACACACCTAGCTTATTGTATTGCCTAGCTCCATATGCTTGGCCACACAAAGTCTCTAGTGCACTAGAAAGTCCATACTGTTCACAACGTTCAATTGATAATTAGCCACAGTATTTTCTGGAGAAAgttgcacacacacacacacacagagataGATACTGGCACAAATGTttcctttttttaatcttattatgtattatgtatgtatatacatagaAGTTCATTCAGTTTCGCAATCTACTGTCTGAAAATTGTCAttaaatcaatcaatcaatttgtAACCAAGGTTGATGCCTGTGAACCTCAAAGTTGTAGCAGATCAGATAGATATCAACAACAAAAGCTTGAAATCTTAGATCATTGAATTTGAATTGATAAATGATTTTAACTCAAACATGGATGGCACAAAAAGGTAGTTCTAACTCAAAAAGTTAGGGGCAGTCACCTGCGCAATCAATCAGTAATATTATCCGCAATTGAACATTGACTTCAGCTATCACTGTATATCACTAGATTAATTAATCACATTATTTAGTTCTGCTGCTAATCTCTGCACATTCTGATGATTACAAGTAGAAGCAATTGTGTTTGCGAGTTTAGGAATTTAATATTATACTGAGTAAGAAATTCATGCAAAAGCAGGAGATAGGAGAAGGTAGAGGTTAGTACGAGAAGACTGAAACCGGTGACGTTGGTGAGAGATGTGGCGATGGCGGCGGCGGAGAGGTATAGTTCGCCGAGGTGTCCGAGCATCCCCATGGCTACCGTTGGCACCAGTTGCTGGGAAATCGCGACGAAGACCATTGGTAGTGCTATGCAGCTGACCTTCTTCAGCTCCTCCGTCAACGCATCCCATCTCGATGATATTCCGATCTCCCTCTCTCCCTCTACTTCTCGGAGCAATGGAGATTCCGCCATCTTCCCCATTCTGTTTTCTTCACCAAAAGATAGAAGCCATCCCCTCtcaactctcaagtctcaagtaAACGGCTGAGGACTAGGAAATACTGTATCACAATGCCTTTTTGGACTTTTCATCCCCTGAGTCGTCGGGGtagtctttaaaaaatgaaataagcgGATGGGAAAGTTCTAACGTTTATGTTtagttgagttatcatgatgcatcattttagtttatgtttagTTGAGATGATGGGTTTTTAAAGTTGAGAATTCaactttttgaggaaaaaaaaaaaagagaaataattgaATCCGTCCTAGTGAATCAATTTTGGATAAATAACAAAGAATATTAGACAATTTATTCTCAGATTTTTGTATTGAATTGTTTGAGTATTATAAAGGAATA of Ipomoea triloba cultivar NCNSP0323 chromosome 3, ASM357664v1 contains these proteins:
- the LOC116014427 gene encoding protein DETOXIFICATION 14-like isoform X1, with the translated sequence MGKMAESPLLREVEGEREIGISSRWDALTEELKKVSCIALPMVFVAISQQLVPTVAMGMLGHLGELYLSAAAIATSLTNVTGFSLLYGLSSALETLCGQAYGARQYNKLGVYTIGAMIPLLVVCIPISILWVFMDKLLILIGQDPLISFEAKKYSTWLIPALFPYAILQPLVRYLQTQSLMLPMVLSSVASLLFHVPVCWAFVFKLNLGSSGAALAIALSYFLNVVLLGVYVCYSPSCNDTRISINFSTEVYSSIWEFVRLAIPSASMICLEWWTYEIVILLSGLLPNPQLEASVLSICLMISSLHFFIPLSIGAGASTRISNELGAGNSEAARNVVRAVLVISILEAVIAITALLCSRRVLGYMFSNEKEVVDYIREMVPFVCLLVLTDCIQSVLSGVVRGNGNQHSGAYINLGSFYLVGLPVAAILGFVAHLNGKGLWIGLNIGATMQSILLARITCITDWQIQAVRARERIFHGNCVSEVII
- the LOC116014427 gene encoding protein DETOXIFICATION 14-like isoform X2, with amino-acid sequence MGKMAESPLLREVEGEREIGISSRWDALTEELKKVSCIALPMVFVAISQQLVPTVAMGMLGHLGELYLSAAAIATSLTNVTGFSLLYGLSSALETLCGQAYGARQYNKLGQDPLISFEAKKYSTWLIPALFPYAILQPLVRYLQTQSLMLPMVLSSVASLLFHVPVCWAFVFKLNLGSSGAALAIALSYFLNVVLLGVYVCYSPSCNDTRISINFSTEVYSSIWEFVRLAIPSASMICLEWWTYEIVILLSGLLPNPQLEASVLSICLMISSLHFFIPLSIGAGASTRISNELGAGNSEAARNVVRAVLVISILEAVIAITALLCSRRVLGYMFSNEKEVVDYIREMVPFVCLLVLTDCIQSVLSGVVRGNGNQHSGAYINLGSFYLVGLPVAAILGFVAHLNGKGLWIGLNIGATMQSILLARITCITDWQIQAVRARERIFHGNCVSEVII